From one Amaranthus tricolor cultivar Red isolate AtriRed21 chromosome 17, ASM2621246v1, whole genome shotgun sequence genomic stretch:
- the LOC130804755 gene encoding protein trichome birefringence-like 3, with protein MMKSYRGKLPLPIIVGIICVLAFFVFLYNQRMILLSSTYLVRISTCARQSTDGTRAGRDGMEDEDKLEYDADICDISDGKWVFNRSIKPLYSDRTCPYLDKQVSCVKNGRPDSNYRYWHWQPDECSLRRFNPERALKKLKGKRLLFVGDSLQRGQWQSFVCLVESIIPDGQKSMKRGRAHSVFKAKEYNATIEFYWAPFLVESNSDLKIVGDPRKRILKVDSVAKHAKHWLDVDFLVFNTYVWWMSGLKINSLWGSFANGEEGYEALDAPIAYRLALKTWANWVDSTINPNKTRVFFTTMSPTHMRPVEWNNKDGIKCFNETKPVKKRGHWGSGSDKRIMHVVADVLGKMKVPVTILNVTQLSEYRVDAHTKVYTETGGKLLTDEQKADPLHHADCIHWCLPGVPDTWNQIFLSFL; from the exons ATGATGAAATCATATAGAGGAAAACTACCTCTCCCTATTATTGTAGGAATAATATGTGTTCTTGCATTCTTTGTTTTCTTGTACAATCAAAGAATGATCCTTCTTTCTTCTACTTATCTTGTAAGGATTAGCACTTGTGCTAGACAATCAACAG ATGGAACACGAGCAGGAAGAGATGGGATGGAAGACGAAGATAAACTGGAGTATGATGCAGATATTTGTGATATAAGTGACGGTAAATGGGTGTTTAATCGGTCAATTAAGCCACTTTACTCGGATCGAACCTGCCCTTATTTGGATAAACAAGTTTCTTGTGTTAAAAATGGACGTCCTGATTCTAACTATCGCTATTGGCATTGGCAACCTGATGAATGCTCTTTGCGAAG ATTTAATCCAGAAAGAGCATTAAAAAAGCTAAAAGGAAAAAGATTATTGTTTGTGGGAGACTCATTGCAACGAGGGCAATGGCAATCTTTTGTTTGTTTAGTGGAATCAATTATACCGGATGGACAAAAGTCCATGAAGCGTGGACGTGCTCATTCAGTCTTCAAAGCCAAG GAATACAATGCAACAATAGAATTTTACTGGGCCCCATTTCTGGTAGAGTCAAATTCAGATCTTAAGATTGTAGGTGATCCAAGGAAGAGGATCTTGAAGGTGGATTCTGTTGCTAAGCATGCCAAGCATTGGTTAGATGTTGATTTCCTTGTCTTCAACACCTATGTTTGGTGGATGAGTGGCTTGAAGATCAACTCTTT ATGGGGATCATTTGCAAATGGAGAAGAAGGGTATGAAGCATTGGATGCACCTATTGCATATAGGCTTGCTTTAAAGACATGGGCTAATTGGGTTGATTCAACTATTAATCCTAACAAGACTAGGGTGTTCTTCACTACAATGTCTCCCACTCACATGAG ACCAGTCGAGTGGAACAACAAGGACGGCAtaaaatgcttcaatgaaacaAAACCAGTAAAGAAAAGAGGACATTGGGGATCCGGTTCCGATAAACGGATAATGCATGTAGTTGCAGATGTATTGGGTAAAATGAAAGTCCCAGTGACAATCCTAAATGTGACTCAACTCTCAGAATACAGAGTAGATGCACATACCAAAGTGTATACAGAGACAGGAGGTAAACTACTAACTGATGAACAGAAAGCAGACCCTTTACACCATGCTGATTGTATACATTGGTGTTTACCTGGTGTTCCCGATACTTGGaatcaaatttttctttcctttttgtGA
- the LOC130804757 gene encoding uncharacterized protein LOC130804757: MAGGNFMGRLMSYVINEVLVNSLANSHAFQRFAVRTSKKIENISKIAQEKKVDMSEQLKDFSKKVEENLKNRQ, encoded by the exons ATGGCAGGTGGCAATTTCATGGGCAGATTGATGTCATATGTCATCAATGAAGTCCTTGTCAACAGTCTTGCAAATAG TCATGCTTTCCAAAGATTTGCTGTCAGGACCTCCAAGAAGATTGAAAACATCTCTAAAATAG CTCAAGAGAAGAAAGTAGACATGAGTGAGCAACTGAAAGATTTCTCAAAGAAAGTTGAAGAG AACTTGAAGAATCGTCAGTAA
- the LOC130804759 gene encoding protein SCO1 homolog 1, mitochondrial-like, whose product MAAYSAMSRNSRTLIRLSLCQWRSFATAAASTCYSSYLPSSLLQRSIPLRGQGFNTYGIYQRYLSTASSSSSGGPQSSEVKNSSSTDSGDGGNSQQAGDAGKSIRGSPVSWMSFFLLLVTGAGIVYYYDKEKKRHIEEISSSSNAVRQGPSVGQAAIGGPFNLINHHGKPVTEKDFLGQWTVFYFGFTHCPDICPDELFKLAAAVDKIKEKSKIDIVPVFISVDPERDTVEQVREYVKEFHPKLIGLTGDPEEIRKVARAYRVYYMKTTEEGSDYLVDHSIVMYLMSPEMKFVKFFGKNNDVDGLVDGMIKEIKQYKK is encoded by the exons ATGGCAGCTTACTCCGCCATGTCGAGAAATTCAAGGACTCTCATTCGTTTAAGTCTTTGTCAATGGAGGTCCTTCGCTACTGCTGCTGCTTCTACTTGCTATTCATCTTATCTCCCATCATCTTTGTTGCAACGCTCTATCCCTCTTCGAGGTCAGGGATTCAACACTTATGGAATCTATCAAAGATATCTCTCTACTGCTTCGTCCTCTTCTTCTGGAGGTCCTCAAAGCTCAGAAGTAAAAAACTCTTCCAGTACTGATTCTGGTGATGGCGGCAACTCTCAACAAGCTGGTGATGCGGGTAAATCTATTCGTGGATCG CCTGTTTCGTGGATGAGCTTCTTTTTGTTACTTGTTACGGGAGCAGGGATTGTATACTACTATGACAAGGAAAAGAAGCGACACATTGAAG AAATAAGCAGCTCATCAAATGCAGTCAGACAAGGTCCATCTGTGGGCCAAGCAGCTATCGGAGGCCCATTCAACCTTATTAACCATCACGGGAAACCTGTCACTGAAAAAGATTTTCTGGGTCAATGGACAGTCTTTTATTTTGGCTTTACTCATTGCCCTGATATTTGCCCTGATGAGCTTTTCAAGCTTGCTGCTGCAGTCGATAAGATAA aagaaaaatcaaaaattgataTTGTGCCAGTTTTCATCTCTGTTGATCCTGAAAGAGATACCGTTGAGCAAGTCAGAGAGTATGTAAAAG AGTTCCACCCAAAATTGATTGGACTAACTGGTGATCCCGAAGAGATACGGAAAGTTGCTCGTGCTTACAGGGTGTACTACATGAAGACAACAGAGGAAGGCTCAGATTATCTTGTCGACCACTCTATAGTCAT GTACTTGATGAGCCCTGAAATGAAGTTCGTAAAATTTTTTGGAAAGAACAATGATGTTGATGGACTTGTTGATGGTATGATCAAAGAGATAAAGCAATACAAGAAATAG
- the LOC130804758 gene encoding AMP deaminase-like isoform X1 codes for MDTYSLHLAMAALVGASFVAVSAYYMHRKTLSQFLEFAKSLEKEEQGEDDEQHVSKDRHRRRNIGVCRRASASLPDVTAISGEVDCVEKRNGFVRVTGIPDGLPRLRTLTEGKGASLSHSASRSLLMRPTSPKSPVASVFESVEASDEEEDFTDNSKLDPTYLDTNGDALLEQDPELKNQYQDIPQNTNSGDQIPITTPSMIRSHSVSGDLHGVQPDPIAADILRKEPEHETFVRLKISPRETPTPDEVESYLVLQECLELRECYVFREAIAPWEKEIISDPSTPKPNPNPFYYTPEKRSNHYFQMEDGVVQVYPSKDSKEKLFPVADATTFFTDLHHILRVIAAGNIRTLCHHRLVLLEQKFNLHLMLNADREFLAQKSAPHRDFYNVRKVDTHVHHSACMNQKHLLRFIKSKLRKEPDEVVIFRDGTYLTLKEVFESLDLTGYDLNVDLLDVHADKSTFHRFDKFNLKYNPCGQSRLREIFLKQENLIQGRFLGELTKQVFSDLASSKYQMAEYRVSIYGRKQSEWDQLASWVVNNDLYSENVVWLIQIPRLYNVYKGMGIVTSFQNMLDNIFLPLFEVTVDPDSHPHLHLFLKQVVGLDLVDDESKPERRPTKHMPTPEKWTNIFNPAFSYYAYYCYANLYTLNKLRESKGMTTIKFRPHAGEAGDIDHLAATFLTAHNIAHGINLRKSPVLQYLYYLAQIGLAMSPLSNNSLFLDYHRNPFPMFFSRGLNVSLSTDDPLQIHLTKEPLVEEYSIAASVWKLSSCDLCEIARNSVLQSGFSHALKRHWIGENYYKRDPDGNDIHKTNVPHIRVEFRHMIWREEMQQVYLGIASIPLEVDK; via the exons ATGGATACTTACTCGCTTCACTTGGCTATGGCGGCGCTAGTCGGAGCATCTTTTGTGGCGGTTTCTGCCTACTATATGCACCGCAAAACTCTCTCACAATTTCTGGAGTTTGCCAAGTCTTTGGAGAAGGAAGAACAAGGTGAAGATGATGAACAACATGTTTCGAAGGATCGTCATCGTCGTAGGAATATTGGAGTTTGTCGTCGTGCTTCGGCGTCTTTGCCTGATGTTACTGCGATTTCTGGTGAGgttgattgtgttgaaaagcgTAATGGTTTTGTTCGTGTTACTGGTATTCCTGATGGCTTGCCCAGACTTCGTACCCTTACTGAAG GAAAAGGTGCTAGCCTTTCCCATTCAGCTAGCAGATCTCTTCTGATGAGACCCACTTCTCCAAAGTCCCCTGTTGCCAGTGTCTTTGAAAGTGTAGAAGCAtctgatgaagaagaagacTTCACAGATAATTCGAAGTTGGATCCTACATATCTGGATACTAATGGAGATGCT CTTCTTGAGCAGGACCCAGAATTGAAAAACCAATATCAAGACATACCCCAAAATACTAATAGTGGAGATCAAATTCCGATAACTACTCCAAGCATGATTCGTTCTCACAGCGTGTCTGGTGACTTGCATGGCGTTCAACCTGACCCAATAGCTGCTGATATCCTGAGGAAAGAGCCAGAGCATGAAACATTTGTGCGGCTCAAAATCTCTCCACGTG AGACACCAACACCTGATGAAGTGGAATCATATTTGGTTCTTCAAGAATGCCTTGAGCTACGAGAGTGTTATGTATTCAGGGAAGCAATTGCTCCATGGGAAAAGGAAATAATATCTGATCCTAGTACGCCGAAGCCGAATCCAAATCCATTCTATTATACTCCTGAGAAAAGAAGTAAT CACTATTTCCAAATGGAGGATGGAGTTGTGCAAGTATATCCAAGCAAAGACT CAAAGGAGAAGTTGTTCCCAGTTGCTGATGCAACAACCTTTTTCACTGATTTGCATCACATTCTCCGAGTCATAGCAGCTGGCAACATTCGAACCTTATGCCATCATCGACTTGTTCTACTTGAACAA AAATTCAATCTTCATTTGATGCTAAACGCGGATAGGGAATTTCTTGCCCAAAAGAGTGCACCACATCGTGATTTCTATAATGTTAGGAAAGTTGACACACATGTTCATCATTCAGCATGCATGAACCAAAAGCATCTTTTGAGATTTATTAAGTCAAAGTTGAGGAAGGAACCTGATGAG GTGGTGATATTTCGTGATGGGACCTATTTGACTCTTAAAGAGGTTTTTGAGAGCTTGGATTTGACCGG GTATGACCTTAACGTTGACCTTTTGGATGTTCATGCTGACAAGAGTACATTCCATCGTTTTGACAAGTTCAATCTCAAATACAATCCGTGTGGTCAGAGTAGGCTAAGGGAGATTTTCCTAAAACAAGAAAATCTTATTCAAG GACGTTTTCTTGGGGAGTTGACCAAGCAAGTTTTCAGTGACCTTGCTTCCAGTAAATATCAG ATGGCAGAATACAGGGTATCCATTTATGGTAGAAAGCAAAGTGAGTGGGACCAATTGGCCAGTTGGGTTGTTAATAATGATTTGTACAGTGAAAATGTTGTTTGGTTGATTCAG ATTCCAAGATTGTACAATGTATACAAGGGAATGGGGATAGTGACATCATTTCAGAACATGCTTGACAACATTTTCCTTCCTTTGTTTGAGGTTACTGTTGATCCAGATTCACATCCTCATTTGCACCTATTCTTGAAGCAG GTTGTTGGGCTCGATTTGGTGGATGATGAAAGTAAACCTGAACGACGTCCCACAAAACATATGCCTACACCAGAAAAGTGGACCAACATCTTTAATCCCGCCTTTTCATACTATGCTTATTACTGTTATGCTAACCTCTACACTTTAAACAAG CTGCGGGAGTCAAAGGGTATGACGACTATTAAATTCCGTCCCCATGCTGGAGAG GCTGGTGACATTGACCATCTGGCGGCAACATTTCTCACTGCCCATAATATTGCCCATGGGATAAATTTAAGGAAATCCCCTGTACTTCAGTACCTCTATTATTTAGCACAG ATTGGTCTGGCAATGTCTCCTCTTAGCAACAATTCTTTATTCCTGGATTACCATCGCAATCCTTTCCCCATGTTCTTCTCACGTGGACTTAATGTTTCGCTATCAACTGATGATCCGTTACAAATTCATTTAACCAAGGAGCCATTAGTGGAAGAATATAGCATTGCTGCTTCG GTGTGGAAGCTTAGCTCTTGTGATTTATGTGAAATTGCACGCAATTCAGTCCTCCAATCTGGATTCTCTCATGCTTTGAAG AGGCACTGGATTGGTGAAAACTACTACAAAAGAGATCCAGATGGGAATGACATCCACAAGACAAATGTACCTCATATACGAGTTGAATTCCGTCACATG ATATGGAGGGAAGAGATGCAGCAGGTGTATCTGGGAATAGCAAGTATTCCTCTAGAAGTAGACAAGTGA
- the LOC130804758 gene encoding AMP deaminase-like isoform X2 yields MDTYSLHLAMAALVGASFVAVSAYYMHRKTLSQFLEFAKSLEKEEQGEDDEQHVSKDRHRRRNIGVCRRASASLPDVTAISGEVDCVEKRNGFVRVTGIPDGLPRLRTLTEGKGASLSHSASRSLLMRPTSPKSPVASVFESVEASDEEEDFTDNSKLDPTYLDTNGDADPELKNQYQDIPQNTNSGDQIPITTPSMIRSHSVSGDLHGVQPDPIAADILRKEPEHETFVRLKISPRETPTPDEVESYLVLQECLELRECYVFREAIAPWEKEIISDPSTPKPNPNPFYYTPEKRSNHYFQMEDGVVQVYPSKDSKEKLFPVADATTFFTDLHHILRVIAAGNIRTLCHHRLVLLEQKFNLHLMLNADREFLAQKSAPHRDFYNVRKVDTHVHHSACMNQKHLLRFIKSKLRKEPDEVVIFRDGTYLTLKEVFESLDLTGYDLNVDLLDVHADKSTFHRFDKFNLKYNPCGQSRLREIFLKQENLIQGRFLGELTKQVFSDLASSKYQMAEYRVSIYGRKQSEWDQLASWVVNNDLYSENVVWLIQIPRLYNVYKGMGIVTSFQNMLDNIFLPLFEVTVDPDSHPHLHLFLKQVVGLDLVDDESKPERRPTKHMPTPEKWTNIFNPAFSYYAYYCYANLYTLNKLRESKGMTTIKFRPHAGEAGDIDHLAATFLTAHNIAHGINLRKSPVLQYLYYLAQIGLAMSPLSNNSLFLDYHRNPFPMFFSRGLNVSLSTDDPLQIHLTKEPLVEEYSIAASVWKLSSCDLCEIARNSVLQSGFSHALKRHWIGENYYKRDPDGNDIHKTNVPHIRVEFRHMIWREEMQQVYLGIASIPLEVDK; encoded by the exons ATGGATACTTACTCGCTTCACTTGGCTATGGCGGCGCTAGTCGGAGCATCTTTTGTGGCGGTTTCTGCCTACTATATGCACCGCAAAACTCTCTCACAATTTCTGGAGTTTGCCAAGTCTTTGGAGAAGGAAGAACAAGGTGAAGATGATGAACAACATGTTTCGAAGGATCGTCATCGTCGTAGGAATATTGGAGTTTGTCGTCGTGCTTCGGCGTCTTTGCCTGATGTTACTGCGATTTCTGGTGAGgttgattgtgttgaaaagcgTAATGGTTTTGTTCGTGTTACTGGTATTCCTGATGGCTTGCCCAGACTTCGTACCCTTACTGAAG GAAAAGGTGCTAGCCTTTCCCATTCAGCTAGCAGATCTCTTCTGATGAGACCCACTTCTCCAAAGTCCCCTGTTGCCAGTGTCTTTGAAAGTGTAGAAGCAtctgatgaagaagaagacTTCACAGATAATTCGAAGTTGGATCCTACATATCTGGATACTAATGGAGATGCT GACCCAGAATTGAAAAACCAATATCAAGACATACCCCAAAATACTAATAGTGGAGATCAAATTCCGATAACTACTCCAAGCATGATTCGTTCTCACAGCGTGTCTGGTGACTTGCATGGCGTTCAACCTGACCCAATAGCTGCTGATATCCTGAGGAAAGAGCCAGAGCATGAAACATTTGTGCGGCTCAAAATCTCTCCACGTG AGACACCAACACCTGATGAAGTGGAATCATATTTGGTTCTTCAAGAATGCCTTGAGCTACGAGAGTGTTATGTATTCAGGGAAGCAATTGCTCCATGGGAAAAGGAAATAATATCTGATCCTAGTACGCCGAAGCCGAATCCAAATCCATTCTATTATACTCCTGAGAAAAGAAGTAAT CACTATTTCCAAATGGAGGATGGAGTTGTGCAAGTATATCCAAGCAAAGACT CAAAGGAGAAGTTGTTCCCAGTTGCTGATGCAACAACCTTTTTCACTGATTTGCATCACATTCTCCGAGTCATAGCAGCTGGCAACATTCGAACCTTATGCCATCATCGACTTGTTCTACTTGAACAA AAATTCAATCTTCATTTGATGCTAAACGCGGATAGGGAATTTCTTGCCCAAAAGAGTGCACCACATCGTGATTTCTATAATGTTAGGAAAGTTGACACACATGTTCATCATTCAGCATGCATGAACCAAAAGCATCTTTTGAGATTTATTAAGTCAAAGTTGAGGAAGGAACCTGATGAG GTGGTGATATTTCGTGATGGGACCTATTTGACTCTTAAAGAGGTTTTTGAGAGCTTGGATTTGACCGG GTATGACCTTAACGTTGACCTTTTGGATGTTCATGCTGACAAGAGTACATTCCATCGTTTTGACAAGTTCAATCTCAAATACAATCCGTGTGGTCAGAGTAGGCTAAGGGAGATTTTCCTAAAACAAGAAAATCTTATTCAAG GACGTTTTCTTGGGGAGTTGACCAAGCAAGTTTTCAGTGACCTTGCTTCCAGTAAATATCAG ATGGCAGAATACAGGGTATCCATTTATGGTAGAAAGCAAAGTGAGTGGGACCAATTGGCCAGTTGGGTTGTTAATAATGATTTGTACAGTGAAAATGTTGTTTGGTTGATTCAG ATTCCAAGATTGTACAATGTATACAAGGGAATGGGGATAGTGACATCATTTCAGAACATGCTTGACAACATTTTCCTTCCTTTGTTTGAGGTTACTGTTGATCCAGATTCACATCCTCATTTGCACCTATTCTTGAAGCAG GTTGTTGGGCTCGATTTGGTGGATGATGAAAGTAAACCTGAACGACGTCCCACAAAACATATGCCTACACCAGAAAAGTGGACCAACATCTTTAATCCCGCCTTTTCATACTATGCTTATTACTGTTATGCTAACCTCTACACTTTAAACAAG CTGCGGGAGTCAAAGGGTATGACGACTATTAAATTCCGTCCCCATGCTGGAGAG GCTGGTGACATTGACCATCTGGCGGCAACATTTCTCACTGCCCATAATATTGCCCATGGGATAAATTTAAGGAAATCCCCTGTACTTCAGTACCTCTATTATTTAGCACAG ATTGGTCTGGCAATGTCTCCTCTTAGCAACAATTCTTTATTCCTGGATTACCATCGCAATCCTTTCCCCATGTTCTTCTCACGTGGACTTAATGTTTCGCTATCAACTGATGATCCGTTACAAATTCATTTAACCAAGGAGCCATTAGTGGAAGAATATAGCATTGCTGCTTCG GTGTGGAAGCTTAGCTCTTGTGATTTATGTGAAATTGCACGCAATTCAGTCCTCCAATCTGGATTCTCTCATGCTTTGAAG AGGCACTGGATTGGTGAAAACTACTACAAAAGAGATCCAGATGGGAATGACATCCACAAGACAAATGTACCTCATATACGAGTTGAATTCCGTCACATG ATATGGAGGGAAGAGATGCAGCAGGTGTATCTGGGAATAGCAAGTATTCCTCTAGAAGTAGACAAGTGA
- the LOC130804758 gene encoding AMP deaminase-like isoform X3, whose amino-acid sequence MDTYSLHLAMAALVGASFVAVSAYYMHRKTLSQFLEFAKSLEKEEQGEDDEQHVSKDRHRRRNIGVCRRASASLPDVTAISGEVDCVEKRNGFVRVTGIPDGLPRLRTLTEGKGASLSHSASRSLLMRPTSPKSPVASVFESVEASDEEEDFTDNSKLDPTYLDTNGDALLEQDPELKNQYQDIPQNTNSGDQIPITTPSMIRSHSVSGDLHGVQPDPIAADILRKEPEHETFVRLKISPRETPTPDEVESYLVLQECLELRECYVFREAIAPWEKEIISDPSTPKPNPNPFYYTPEKRSNHYFQMEDGVVQVYPSKDSKEKLFPVADATTFFTDLHHILRVIAAGNIRTLCHHRLVLLEQVVIFRDGTYLTLKEVFESLDLTGYDLNVDLLDVHADKSTFHRFDKFNLKYNPCGQSRLREIFLKQENLIQGRFLGELTKQVFSDLASSKYQMAEYRVSIYGRKQSEWDQLASWVVNNDLYSENVVWLIQIPRLYNVYKGMGIVTSFQNMLDNIFLPLFEVTVDPDSHPHLHLFLKQVVGLDLVDDESKPERRPTKHMPTPEKWTNIFNPAFSYYAYYCYANLYTLNKLRESKGMTTIKFRPHAGEAGDIDHLAATFLTAHNIAHGINLRKSPVLQYLYYLAQIGLAMSPLSNNSLFLDYHRNPFPMFFSRGLNVSLSTDDPLQIHLTKEPLVEEYSIAASVWKLSSCDLCEIARNSVLQSGFSHALKRHWIGENYYKRDPDGNDIHKTNVPHIRVEFRHMIWREEMQQVYLGIASIPLEVDK is encoded by the exons ATGGATACTTACTCGCTTCACTTGGCTATGGCGGCGCTAGTCGGAGCATCTTTTGTGGCGGTTTCTGCCTACTATATGCACCGCAAAACTCTCTCACAATTTCTGGAGTTTGCCAAGTCTTTGGAGAAGGAAGAACAAGGTGAAGATGATGAACAACATGTTTCGAAGGATCGTCATCGTCGTAGGAATATTGGAGTTTGTCGTCGTGCTTCGGCGTCTTTGCCTGATGTTACTGCGATTTCTGGTGAGgttgattgtgttgaaaagcgTAATGGTTTTGTTCGTGTTACTGGTATTCCTGATGGCTTGCCCAGACTTCGTACCCTTACTGAAG GAAAAGGTGCTAGCCTTTCCCATTCAGCTAGCAGATCTCTTCTGATGAGACCCACTTCTCCAAAGTCCCCTGTTGCCAGTGTCTTTGAAAGTGTAGAAGCAtctgatgaagaagaagacTTCACAGATAATTCGAAGTTGGATCCTACATATCTGGATACTAATGGAGATGCT CTTCTTGAGCAGGACCCAGAATTGAAAAACCAATATCAAGACATACCCCAAAATACTAATAGTGGAGATCAAATTCCGATAACTACTCCAAGCATGATTCGTTCTCACAGCGTGTCTGGTGACTTGCATGGCGTTCAACCTGACCCAATAGCTGCTGATATCCTGAGGAAAGAGCCAGAGCATGAAACATTTGTGCGGCTCAAAATCTCTCCACGTG AGACACCAACACCTGATGAAGTGGAATCATATTTGGTTCTTCAAGAATGCCTTGAGCTACGAGAGTGTTATGTATTCAGGGAAGCAATTGCTCCATGGGAAAAGGAAATAATATCTGATCCTAGTACGCCGAAGCCGAATCCAAATCCATTCTATTATACTCCTGAGAAAAGAAGTAAT CACTATTTCCAAATGGAGGATGGAGTTGTGCAAGTATATCCAAGCAAAGACT CAAAGGAGAAGTTGTTCCCAGTTGCTGATGCAACAACCTTTTTCACTGATTTGCATCACATTCTCCGAGTCATAGCAGCTGGCAACATTCGAACCTTATGCCATCATCGACTTGTTCTACTTGAACAA GTGGTGATATTTCGTGATGGGACCTATTTGACTCTTAAAGAGGTTTTTGAGAGCTTGGATTTGACCGG GTATGACCTTAACGTTGACCTTTTGGATGTTCATGCTGACAAGAGTACATTCCATCGTTTTGACAAGTTCAATCTCAAATACAATCCGTGTGGTCAGAGTAGGCTAAGGGAGATTTTCCTAAAACAAGAAAATCTTATTCAAG GACGTTTTCTTGGGGAGTTGACCAAGCAAGTTTTCAGTGACCTTGCTTCCAGTAAATATCAG ATGGCAGAATACAGGGTATCCATTTATGGTAGAAAGCAAAGTGAGTGGGACCAATTGGCCAGTTGGGTTGTTAATAATGATTTGTACAGTGAAAATGTTGTTTGGTTGATTCAG ATTCCAAGATTGTACAATGTATACAAGGGAATGGGGATAGTGACATCATTTCAGAACATGCTTGACAACATTTTCCTTCCTTTGTTTGAGGTTACTGTTGATCCAGATTCACATCCTCATTTGCACCTATTCTTGAAGCAG GTTGTTGGGCTCGATTTGGTGGATGATGAAAGTAAACCTGAACGACGTCCCACAAAACATATGCCTACACCAGAAAAGTGGACCAACATCTTTAATCCCGCCTTTTCATACTATGCTTATTACTGTTATGCTAACCTCTACACTTTAAACAAG CTGCGGGAGTCAAAGGGTATGACGACTATTAAATTCCGTCCCCATGCTGGAGAG GCTGGTGACATTGACCATCTGGCGGCAACATTTCTCACTGCCCATAATATTGCCCATGGGATAAATTTAAGGAAATCCCCTGTACTTCAGTACCTCTATTATTTAGCACAG ATTGGTCTGGCAATGTCTCCTCTTAGCAACAATTCTTTATTCCTGGATTACCATCGCAATCCTTTCCCCATGTTCTTCTCACGTGGACTTAATGTTTCGCTATCAACTGATGATCCGTTACAAATTCATTTAACCAAGGAGCCATTAGTGGAAGAATATAGCATTGCTGCTTCG GTGTGGAAGCTTAGCTCTTGTGATTTATGTGAAATTGCACGCAATTCAGTCCTCCAATCTGGATTCTCTCATGCTTTGAAG AGGCACTGGATTGGTGAAAACTACTACAAAAGAGATCCAGATGGGAATGACATCCACAAGACAAATGTACCTCATATACGAGTTGAATTCCGTCACATG ATATGGAGGGAAGAGATGCAGCAGGTGTATCTGGGAATAGCAAGTATTCCTCTAGAAGTAGACAAGTGA